The following DNA comes from Syntrophobacterales bacterium.
AATGGTCAAGAACACCTACGGCACCGGCTGCTTCATTATGATGAATATCGGCGACCAGCCGGTGGAATCGAAAAACCGGCTCCTGACCACTGTAGCATGGAAAATCGGCGACAAAACGCAGTACGCACTCGAGGGGAGCATTTTTATTGCCGGCGCGGTTGTCCAGTGGCTGCGCGACGAACTGGGAATAATAGGCAAGGCGGCGGATGTCGAAGCGCTGGCAGGCGCGGTCCCGGACAGCGGCGGCGTCTATTTTGTTCCCGCCTTTGCCGGGCTGGGTGCGCCCTATTGGAATCAGCATGCCCGAGGCGCCATATTTGGCATGACCAGGGGGACGACTGCCGCGCATATCGCCCGTGCGGCGCTGGAGAGCATCGCTTACCAGACCATCGAGGTTATCCGGGCGATGCAGAAGGACTCCGGCATTGCGTTCAGAGAGTTGCGAGTTGACGGAGGGGCAACGGCCAATAACCTGCTGATGCAGTTTCAGGCCGATCTGCTCAGGGCCAAGGTGGCGCGTCCCCGGGTAGCCGAGACTACCGCCCTGGGCGCTGCTTATCTGGCCGGGCTTGCCGTCGGCTGCTGGAGCACGATGGCTGAAATCAAAAAGCAGCGGCAGATAGACAGGATTTTTTCTTCCCGCATGAAAGAGGCGGAGGCCCAAATGCTGATCAGGGGCTGGCGACGCGCGGTGAGCGCCGCCCAGGTCTGGGTGTCCAACCCGGGGGTGGATTCCGAACATGAATGAGCCAATTGCAAAACTATTTGTCATTCCCGAAAGCGGAGCTTAATGTACACAATGCTTCTATCGGGAATACGGTTTTTCAAGCAGTTAGAACCAGATTATGAACATTAAACTTCGTTTTCCCGCTTAAAATCATTGCGGGAATGACAGAATGTGAGAGTTTTGCAATTGCCTCGAATGGATAAAATTGGAGAAGCATTTTAACCTTAAACATGATGGGAGGAAAGTATGGCCGAGCAAGTATCGAATATAAAGGAAATGGTGGCCTATCAGGCAGGGTCCATTGTCAGCAAGGAGATCATCGCGAAAACGACCGGAACGGTGACCATCTTTGCCTTTGACCAGGATCAGGGATTAAGTGAGCATACAGCCCCCTTTGACGCCTTGGTTCAGATAGTGGAGGGCGAGGCGGAGATCCTTATCGCCGGAGAATCCCATCATTTGCAGGAAGGACAAATAATCATCATGCCTGCCGGTAAGCCGCATGCCGTGAAGGCCTTGAAGAAATTCAAGATGATGCTGGCAATGGTAAAATCATGATCGATGTTGAGGGCAGACAAAGATCAGGGAAATAAACTAATCAAGCTCATCAGGATGGATCAGTTGACTTCGGTAATGAGCCTTGAGAGTGAAAGGCCCGGTTCAGCATTTCCTGAGCTCAATCACTCAAAGATGCC
Coding sequences within:
- a CDS encoding cupin domain-containing protein, whose protein sequence is MAEQVSNIKEMVAYQAGSIVSKEIIAKTTGTVTIFAFDQDQGLSEHTAPFDALVQIVEGEAEILIAGESHHLQEGQIIIMPAGKPHAVKALKKFKMMLAMVKS